From one Anopheles cruzii chromosome 3, idAnoCruzAS_RS32_06, whole genome shotgun sequence genomic stretch:
- the LOC128275396 gene encoding transcription elongation factor SPT6, whose translation MADFIDSEAEESEDEEELEPHERKKLRKAKAVSDSEDEEDDDEERLREELKDLIDDNPIEESDNDDDSDDGSEGGHQKRKKSDDELDDRLEDEDYELIEENLGVKVERKRFKRLKKFTNDDGSDGESGDEGMIRETIENRLFEDEDRTSDHEGQRDKLESARDHYGDEEEDEESDADDFIVDDDGVPISDKRKKRKHIFTDASLQEGQDIFGVDFDYDEFEKYGDEYEEGSEAEDEYEEEQLDQLDRPSAGEGRGKKGAKQASRKRTLKKSIYEIYEPSELKRGHFTDLDNEVRRVDIPERLQLRDVPVTGIAEGSVELEEEAEWIYTQAFCKPHVSDQGPVTRKPPSNVPKIKQALDFMRNQHLEVPFIAFYRKEYVQPDLNINDLWKIYKYDSMWCQLLGRKTSLQRLYENMRNYQLDKLMETPDAPIPEEMRVIRDEDLERLRAVQSPEELKDVHLHFLLYYAHEIAPMKTRLKEKSREQVRAKKKQRPNAAAHEGDEDEPRVDEDDEEGDEGGQDQIRLNIDIGPYAICRKRGLTGLTKRFGLTPEQYAENVRDSYQRHEVEQETKDPLEVAKEYMGTSFTSPEEVLQGGVFMVARQLAREPLLRKCIRELFFERAKLNVRPTKKGMKEMDETHPCYGLKYLREKPVRDLTCDQYLKLTMAQEDKLLTIEIVDRIEGNASADLLEELKALYYRDEFAKNVQEWNRLRAECVVLAVNRMVVPELKRELHNTLLAEAKDAVLRVCCRKLYNWIKVAPYRPPVPDFDDYEWETTRGVRVMGVAYVPDFTQSAFGAIIAPDGEVTDYLRIPHLLKKKNAYRESEKQCKETDLRTITNFIRSKKPHVIVIGGESKDAIMVQQDFVECLKRLQEDEQFPQVAVEIVDNELAKVYANSAKGGTDFREYPALLRQAISLARRVQDPLVEFSQLCNTDEEILCLRYHTLQDQLPKEELLESIYLEFINRTNEVGVDVNLAVQNPLTANLVQFICGLGPRKGQALLKVLKQTNQRLENRTQLVTTCHMGPKVFINCSGFIKIDTNSLGDSTEAYVEVLDGSRVHPETYEWARKMAVDALEYDDEDANPAGALEEILEAPERLKDLDLDAFAIELERQGFGNKSITLYDIRAELNSRYKDLRTPFRSVTAEELFDYLTKETPETLYVGKMMLATVAGFTYRKPQGDQLDQANPVRNDDTGFWQCPFCMKTEFPELSEVWNHFDAGECPGQATGVRLRFDNGLNGFIHIKNLSDKHVKNPEERVQVGQTVHVRVTKIDIERFSLECSSKSSDLCDRKNEWRPRKDPCYDQDQEETDSKKEADSKKQQARQQYVKRVIVHPSFHNISYAEALKLLEGFEQGDVIVRPSSKGSDHLTATWKVTDGIYQHIDVREEGKENVFSLGQSLWIGNDEFEDLDEIIARHITPMATYVRDLLNYKYYRDTDGGSKEKAEEIIRAEKQKNPSKIHYIVSVSKQYPGRFLLSYLPRTKFRHEYVTITPDGYRFRHQAFDSVNSLLKWFKEHFRDPIPIETPKSTPKIGSLSASRTPYGSTPKFSDLNSEAIESVAKNMPAHMLSSLSAAAHNTPHYSFTPLEYGSSNYVTTPYTPSGQTPYMTPYQQTPHFSQTPGYGTSTPSQYSNKSSYGGMSASGHPPSSHAYKTSSSRTGMGGGASSVASSSSSLMMMSSQQQPSPYSNSSDHHYRTQPPRSVEYDSWSKATDSWSNRAGTGSSMAKGHHQSSDRSSMSGAGSYRQHHGGRSSDSVSSSNSHDHRMTPKANSSRYSSSGRSPMPPPSGPPPAQAQQTPNVSQTLGDATPLWDE comes from the exons ATGGCCGATTTTATCGATTCCGAAGCCGAGGAGAGTGAG GATGAGGAGGAGTTGGAACCGCATGAGCGCAAGAAGCTCCGGAAAGCTAAAGCCGTGTCGGACagcgaggacgaggaggacg ACGACGAAGAACGGTTACGCGAGGAACTGAAGGATCTGATCGACGATAATCCGATCGAGGAGAGTGACAACGATGACGACTCGGACGATGGGTCCGAGGGAGGTCATCAGAAGCGCAAGAAGAGCGACGACGAGCTAGACGATCGGCTCGAGGACGAGGACTATGAGCTGATCGAAGAGAATCTGGGCGTCAAGGTCGAACGG AAACGCTTCAAACGGTTGAAAAAATTCACCAACGACGATGGAAGCGATGGCGAGTCAGGTGACGAGGGCATGATACGTGAAACGATCGAGAATCGATTGTTTGAG GATGAAGATCGAACTTCGGACCACGAGGGGCAGCGTGATAAACTGGAGAGCGCACGCGACCACTACGGcgacgaagaggaagacgaAGAATCGGACGCGGACGACTTTATTGTCGATGACGACGGTGTTCCGATCAGCGATAAGCGCAAGAAGCGGAAGCACATCTTCACCGATGC TTCGTTGCAGGAGGGGCAGGACATATTCGGTGTGGATTTCGATTACGATGAGTTTGAAAAGTATGGCGATGAGTACGAGGAAGGTTCGGAGGCCGAAGACGAGTACGAGGAAGAGCAGCTCGATCAGCTGGATCGCCCGAGCGCCGGCGAGGGTCGTGGAAAGAAGGGCGCGAAACAGGCCTCCCGCAAGCGCACGCTGAAGAAGTCGATCTACGAGATTTACGAGCCGAGCGAACTGAAGCGGGGTCACTTTACCGATCTGGACAATGAGGTGCGGCGTGTCGATATACCGGAACGGTTGCAGCTTCGCGATGTGCCGGTGACCGGTATTGCCGAAGGTTCGGTGGAGCTCGAGGAGGAAGCGGAATGGATCTACACGCAAGCGTTCTGCAAACCGCACGTCTCCGATCAGGGCCCCGTCACACGGAAGCCGCCCTCGAACGTGCCAAAGATCAAGCAGGCACTCGACTTTATGCGCAACCAGCACCTGGAGGTTCCGTTCATCGCTTTCTACCGCAAGGAGTACGTGCAGCCCGACCTGAACATTAACGATCTGTGGAAGATCTACAAGTACGACTCGATGTGGTGTCAGCTGCTCGGGCGCAAAACGTCCCTGCAGCGGCTGTACGAGAACATGCGCAACTACCAGCTGGACAAGCTGATGGAAACCCCGGACGCGCCCATACCGGAGGAGATGCGCGTCATACGGGACGAAGACTTGGAGCGGTTGCGAGCCGTTCAGTCGCCCGAAGAGCTGAAGGATGTCCATCTGCACTTCCTGCTGTACTACGCGCACGAGATCGCCCCAATGAAGACGCGGTTGAAGGAAAAGTCACGCGAGCAGGtacgggcgaagaaaaagcaGCGCCCCAATGCTGCGGCAC ATGAAGGGGACGAGGATGAGCCGCGGGTGGACGAGGATGACGAGGAGGGCGACGAGGGCGGTCAGGATCAAATTCGGTTAAACATCGACATCGGACCGTACGCAATCTGTCGGAAGCGGGGGCTCACGGGGCTGACGAAACGCTTCGGACTGACGCCGGAGCAGTACGCAGAGAACGTGCGCGACAGCTATCAGCGGCACGAGGTGGAACAGGAGACCAAGGATCCGCTCGAGGTGGCCAAAGAGTACATGGGGACGAGCTTCACCTCGCCGGAAGAGGTACTGCAGGGTGGCGTGTTTATGGTGGCGCGCCAGCTCGCCCGGGAACCGCTGCTGCGCAAGTGCATCCGTGAGCTGTTCTTCGAGCGCGCCAAACTGAACGTGCGTCCGACGAAGAAGGGCATGAAGGAGATGGACGAGACGCACCCGTGCTACGGATTGAAGTATCTGCGCGAAAAGCCGGTACGCGATCTGACCTGTGATCAGTACCTGAAGCTGACCATGGCCCAGGAAGACAAACTGCTGACGATCGAGATCGTCGACCGGATCGAGGGTAACGCGTCGGCCGATTTGCTCGAGGAACTGAAGGCCCTCTACTATCGGGATGAGTTTGCCAAGAACGTGCAAGAGTGGAACCGGTTGCGGGCCGAGTGCGTGGTGCTGGCCGTGAACCGTATGGTGGTGCCGGAACTAAAGCGCGAACTGCACAACACCCTGCTGGCCGAGGCGAAGGATGCGGTGCTGCGCGTCTGCTGCCGTAAGCTGTACAACTGGATCAAGGTGGCCCCGTATAGGCCGCCCGTGCCCGACTTTGACGATTACGAGTGGGAAACGACACGGGGTGTGCGCGTCATGGGCGTGGCGTACGTGCCCGACTTCACGCAGTCCGCATTCGGTGCGATCATCGCACCGGATGGTGAAGTGACGGACTATCTGCGCATTCCGCATCTactgaagaagaagaacgcgTACCGCGAGTCCGAGAAGCAGTGCAAGGAGACGGATCTGCGCACGATCACCAACTTCATACGCAGCAAGAAACCGcacgtgatcgtgatcggcgGTGAGTCGAAGGACGCCATTATGGTGCAGCAGGACTTTGTCGAGTGCTTGAAGCGCTTGCAGGAGGACGAACAGTTCCCGCAGGTGGCGGTCGAGATCGTGGACAACGAGCTGGCCAAGGTGTACGCCAACTCGGCCAAAGGGGGCACCGATTTTCGCGAGTACCCGGCGCTGCTGCGGCAAGCGATATCGCTGGCCCGGCGTGTCCAGGACCCGTTGGTGGAGTTTTCGCAGCTGTGCAACACGGACGAGGAAATACTGTGTCTGCGCTACCACACGCTGCAGGATCAGCTCCCGAAGGAGGAACTGCTGGAGAGCATCTATCTGGAGTTTATTAACCGCACGAACGAGGTCGGTGTGGACGTGAACCTGGCGGTCCAGAACCCACTGACGGCCAATTTGGTGCAGTTTATCTGCGGCCTGGGACCACGCAAGGGTCAGGCCCtgctgaaggtgctgaagCAGACGAACCAGCGGTTGGAGAACCGGACGCAGCTCGTGACCACGTGCCACATGGGGCCGAAGGTGTTTATCAACTGTTCCGGCTTCATCAAGATTGACACGAACTCGCTCGGCGACAGCACGGAGGCGTACGTGGAGGTACTGGATGGGTCCCGGGTGCACCCGGAGACGTACGAATGGGCACGCAAAATGGCGGTCGATGCGCTCGAgtacgacgacgaggatgccAATCCGGCCGGGGCGCTCGAGGAAATCTTGGAGGCGCCCGAACGGCTCAAGGATCTCGATCTGGACGCGTTCGCAATCGAACTCGAGCGACAGGGTTTCGGCAACAAGAGCATAACCCTGTACGATATTCGTGCGGAGCTGAACTCGCGGTACAAAGACCTACGGACACCGTTCCGCTCGGTGACGGCGGAAGAACTGTTCGATTACCTCACGAAAGAGACACCGGAAACGCTGTATGTGGGCAAGATGATGCTGGCCACGGTCGCCGGGTTTACGTACCGGAAACCGCAAGGTGATCAGCTCGATCAGGCCAACCCGGTGCGCAACGACGACACCGGCTTCTGGCAGTGCCCGTTCTGCATGAAGACGGAGTTCCCCGAGCTGTCGGAGGTGTGGAACCACTTCGATGCGGGCGAATGCCCTGGCCAGGCAACCGGTGTGCGGTTACGATTCGACAACGGACTGAATGGCTTTATTCACATCAAAAACCTGTCGGACAAGCATGTGAAGAATCCCGAAGAACGGGTACAGGTCGGTCAGACGGTACACGTGCGCGTGACAAAGATTGACATCGAGCGCTTCTCGCTCGAGTGCTCGTCGAAGAGTTCGGATCTGTGCGATCGCAAGAACGAATGGCGCCCCCGGAAAGACCCGTGCTACGATCAGGACCAGGAGGAGACGGACAGTAAGAAGGAGGCCGACTCCAAGAAGCAGCAAGCCCGGCAACAGTACGTGAAGCGCGTCATCGTGCACCCGTCGTTTCATAACATTTCCTACGCGGAAGCCCTCAAGCTGCTGGAGGGTTTCGAGCAGGGCGACGTGATCGTACGACCGTCCAGCAAGGGCTCGGACCACCTGACCGCCACCTGGAAGGTGACGGACGGTATCTACCAACACATCGATGTGCGCGAGGAAGGCAAAGAGAACGTGTTCAGTCTCGGCCAATCGCTGTGGATCGGTAACGATGAGTTCGAGGATCTGGACGAAATCATTGCGCGCCACATCACCCCGATGGCGACGTACGTGCGCGATCTGCTCAACTACAAATACTACCGGGACACGGACGGTGGCTCGAAGGAGAAGGCGGAGGAGATCATACGGGCGGAGAAGCAGAAGAACCCGAGCAAGATCCACTACATCGTCTCCGTTTCGAAGCAGTATCCGGGCCGCTTTCTGCTCTCGTACCTTCCGCGCACCAAATTCCGGCACGAATACGTGACGATCACTCCGGACGGGTACCGGTTCCGGCACCAGGCGTTCGATTCCGTCAACTCGCTGCTCAAGTGGTTCAAGGAGCACTTCCGAGATCCGATACCGATCGAGACGCCCAAGAGTACACCCAAGATCGGTAGCCTGTCGGCGTCCCGCACCCCGTACGGCAGTACGCCCAAGTTTAGCGATCTTAACA GTGAAGCCATCGAGTCTGTAGCAAAGAACATGCCCGCCCACATGCTAAGCTCGCTGTCGGCCGCGGCACACAATACACCGCACTACTCCTTCACCCCGCTGGAGTACGGATCGAGCAACTATGTCACCACG CCCTACACACCGAGCGGTCAAACGCCGTATATGACGCCGTATCAGCAAACGCCACACTTTTCGCAAACGCCTGGCTACGGCACCTCGACGCCGTCGCAGTACTCCAACAAATCGTCCTACGGAGGCATGTCCGCCTCGGGCCATCCGCCAAGCAGTCACGCGTACAAAACGTCATCCTCCCGCACGGGCATGGGTGGCGGTGCGAGCagtgtggccagcagcagtagcagcctTATGATGAtgagcagccagcagcaacctTCACCGTACTCCAACAGCAGCGACCATCACTATCGAACACAGCCACCGCGGAGCGTCGAGTACGATAGCTGGTCGAAGGCGACCGACTCGTGGAGCAATCGCGCCGGCACTGGGAGTAGCATGGCAAAGGGACACCATCAATCGTCCGATCGAAG CTCAATGTCCGGTGCTGGATCTTACCGTCAGCATCACGGCGGAAGATCGAGCGATTCGGTGTCGTCGTCCAACTCGCACGATCATCGCATGACACCGAAAGCGAACTCTTCCAGGTACTCATCCAGTGGCCGATCGCCAAtgccaccaccgtccgggCCGCCCCCAGCTCAAGCCCAGCAGACACCAAACGTTTCGCAGACCCTCGGCGACGCAACGCCACTGTGGGACGAGTAA